A portion of the Toxoplasma gondii ME49 chromosome VIIb, whole genome shotgun sequence genome contains these proteins:
- a CDS encoding hypothetical protein (encoded by transcript TGME49_259030~Signal peptide predicted by SignalP 2.0 HMM (probability 0.987) with cleavage site probability 0.728 at residue 25~Predicted trans-membrane domain (TMHMM2.0):99-122) produces the protein MHFSRSTRAGLVLALLCLFSPNSFSSDSRLSGERTTFARPSFADATAALVRTSPTKSQAAQTPERDGNDEEDVPLTRPKKRTFRSLSLPNHRRNKRVKQVLQWGALGLAVLALAASAGFAARPEAPKAALEVQRVRKTAAETRRKGAQQKDKQVQTVEQKGLFRSFERSFIDTVKKPALNVRRTVDDTHVQSKRQILEAA, from the exons AtgcatttctctcgctcgacGCGGGCAGGACTCGTCCTGgccctcctctgcctcttctcccctaattctttctcttcagatTCTCGCCTcagcggagaaagaacgacTTTCGCGCGTCCCTCGTTCGCGGACGCCACAGCCGCTCTCGTCCGGACCAGTCCAACCAAGAGCCAAGCTGCACAGACACCTGAGAGGGACGgcaacgacgaagaagatgtaCCTCTCACAAGaccgaagaagcgaacgttCCGTTCGCTCTCGCTGCCGAACCACCGACGCAA CAAGAGAGTGAAGCAAGTTCTTCAGTGGGGCGCCTTGGGTCTCGCAGTGCTCGCCTTGGCCGCCTCAGCTGGATTCGCTGCGAGGCCCGAGGCGCCGAAGGCAGCGCTGGAGGTGCAGAGAGTTCGCAAGACCGCTGCGGAGACCAGGCGGAAAGGCGCGCAGCAAAAAGACAAGCAGGTGCAGACAGTCGAGCAGAAAGGCCTCTTTCGAAGCTTCGAGCGGTCGTTCATTGACACAGTCAAAAAGCCTGCGCTGAATGTCCGCCGCACCGTTGACGACACT CATGTTCAGAGCAAAAGGCAGATCCTGGAGGCCGCGTGA